The segment CTCCTTGGCTACCATGTTGGTCTTGTAAGAGACCAGGGTGGAGTCTCGGTGGACCTCGATCACGCACAGGTCCTCGTACGCCACGGGCACACAGCAGAGGGGGCGATTTAGAGGCTGTCCGCTCTGCAAGTGGCTGTTCAGCAGGATGGCATGGTTGTTACCGCTGAACAGAGGGAAACCACATGCTCCTTCACAGTTGTTGATATTGGCTGTGGCAGGATCCAACAGGTACTTCTCCAGAGACACAGTGAAACTCTCCAGGTGACAATGATTAATCCTTGCTGGTTCCTGCTGCCCGGCTCGGGCCGCTCTCTGAGCTCTCTCTACGGCCCAAGCATTAAGCACAGCCTGTAAACCCTTCAGAAGTAATAGGGCTCTGTACTGGACCTCACGTTGGTTCTCCAAACcttaacaaaaaagaaataagaaagttatattttaatatatctaGCCACAAACGTAACTGAACATTTTATAACTcttaaaaaacaagaataagAGTAAACCAAGCACCTGTACCCGGCTCTGCTCCATCATCAGGAAGTGCACTGAGAACACTAAGAGTCTGCAGTTTATCCATCGCACCACGTCCAACGTCCTCCATCTGCACTTTTGCTAAAGCCTCATCTAGTTTCAATTTCAGCACAGACAGCAATGATGGCTTTAGATCCAGCTCCACTCGGTTGCTCCTCAGTTCCAGGCTTTGGTCAGGAAAGTGGAATAGAACTGTGCTTGACGAATTGACCAGCTCATGAAGAAGAGACTCGCTTGAAAACCTCCCAAGAGGTAAAGAAGGAAGAGAGTGAAGAACACTGGGGCTGATCGCCACGACTTCATCTTGTACAGGCAATGGATTTCCTTGAGGTGATACTTCATTTAAGAACTTCTGTAGTTCACACAAAAAGAGGAACGTTCTGGAAAAGGGCACAGGACAACATCTGGTGATGAAACGCTTGAACCAAAGAAATGCATTTACGAACAATTTATAGCTGCGACATTTCTGTGGAACATACCCATTTGAATGGTTGTCAGATTTCtttggaaacaaaagaactactggACTCTTGGATCTGCTGTTCCTCTTATTCATAATGGTCTGAAATTCAGACAAACCTATTTTCTTTCCTAAAAACAGGGCACACATTTACTAACATTGACTATAGTAGCCCCGAATGAATAGAACAACTTACAATAATTATGCACAGAAAGATATATCATCACCACTGTCATGCTGAACTTCCATCCTCAGTTGTATATTCTCATGACTAGAGCTCTCGGGCTGAACTCCTCTAAGAACCAGGAAGCGTGTTGCCTGAGAAATACACACCATCTGgtagtaaatgaaaaaaaaaggagaagcaaGTGTCAAAACAGAACATCATGACCATATTGTTATAACGATAATGATAATTACCTGGTTGTTTGGCTGAAGGACATGACTGCTGAATGTGATCTTCAACTCATCTGAGTTGTAGGACTCAATGAAAAACAGCAGCATCATGGAAGCCAGTGTGGTTTGTTCGTATGTCCcaggctttgcaaaatgtaggGTCAGTGTAAAAGTCCCATCCTCGTCAACACCccaatgttctttaataataataataataataataataataataataataatataaaaaagaaaaagacaatctCATACCAATGTCCTTGATGTTTTACTAATATattcagtttatatatatatatatatatatatatatacagtaggtttaaaTTAGAGCGCTGTTACCTGATTTGCTGTGCAAACATTCTGGGCCATTCTCTTTCTGCTCCATTTGCATTGTTAGTGATGAAACCTGTTCAGCATCATGTGTACAAAATCCAAACTGTGCTAATCCCTGCTTCACCAGATCTCCGTCTTTTCTCCAGACATTTTGCAAAGTGAGGAAGTCCTCACACAGTGCATCAGGGTGACGCTTCTGCTTCTCCTCAACACATGGCACGTCCTGCAAAAGATGGTGCGATGGAGAAAGTGTAGGGCTGGCAGGCCCTGTAAACACCGTTACAGGTAGAAGCAGCATCAGACAAAAGCACATCATCGCAACCATTTCCTCGTAGTCACAACCGTGTCAAGTGCGTGTTTGGGAAAGGTACTACAATGGACACGAGTTTAATACACAACTTCTGCATTCCTAAAGGAAACACGCTGCCAAAATAGCTTCAGTACCGTGTCCTTGAATGGAGGGATTTTAGTGTGTGCCTAAAGGGGGTTGAAGCAGGCGTGTGAACGTTAGAGGCCTCCTGAAGAAAGATAAAACAAGTCAGACAGACAAAGGTTTACTGTGCCGACACCGGGTGTGTTAAATCAGAAGTTGATAGCAGGAGTTGACAACAGAGAGTAGACATTCCAAAAAATAATCAAGTCAAAACAACAGGCCTTTTTTCTCTACAGGTGCATTAGATCCTTCTGTACATATCATTTCTCACATAACAGAAAACAAACTTGATTCCATTGTTCATTCACTGTCTCAtgcttttagaaaataaatgcaCGAGCAAGTCTGATTGGTCtaagtcaataataataataataataatgataataataaggtGGTACGATGGCTCAATGTTtggcaccttgcacctccagggtccaggcttaattcccacctctggtctgtgtgcatggagtttgcatgttctcccctgcttggtgggtttcctctgggtacttcggtttcctcccacagtttaaagacatgaagtttgggcattcccaaattgcccgtagtgtgtgtgtgtgtttgtgtatacccgaatcatgcccaaagtctcctgggatagaagACCCAAGCAACCCGCGGCCCTGTACAGGTAtagaagataataataataataataataataataaaaataaaagcatcagGAATTGTGGGGGCACTGATGCACTTGTTCACTTCTTCCTAAATTTGATGGCATTGCATTGAGCTGTTGCTGAGAGTCACTTTCTCACTTCTCATTTTTAGTTTCCTTCCCAAAATAACGCAAAGCTTGCTGGTTACCACCAGGTCATGGGGCTACTTGTGTTATAGATGTTATTGAAGTGTCCTTTATTttcagaggtgtcaagtaacaaattaaaatacttcgttacctcacttaagtagaaattttgggaatctatactttactggagtaattatttttcagccgactttttacttctactccttacattttcacacgATTATCTGTattttctactccttacatcttaaaaatagcctcgttactccccttcttctccatgaaacatgttaccgctcagtagtacacatatatggttctttaattttttttgcattgtactaaaatgcattctttttcaattgtcatatac is part of the Clarias gariepinus isolate MV-2021 ecotype Netherlands chromosome 15, CGAR_prim_01v2, whole genome shotgun sequence genome and harbors:
- the amh gene encoding muellerian-inhibiting factor isoform X2, coding for MVAMMCFCLMLLLPVTVFTGPASPTLSPSHHLLQDVPCVEEKQKRHPDALCEDFLTLQNVWRKDGDLVKQGLAQFGFCTHDAEQVSSLTMQMEQKENGPECLHSKSEHWGVDEDGTFTLTLHFAKPGTYEQTTLASMMLLFFIESYNSDELKITFSSHVLQPNNQMVCISQATRFLVLRGVQPESSSHENIQLRMEVQHDSGKKIGLSEFQTIMNKRNSRSKSPVVLLFPKKSDNHSNGTFLFLCELQKFLNEVSPQGNPLPVQDEVVAISPSVLHSLPSLPLGRFSSESLLHELVNSSSTVLFHFPDQSLELRSNRVELDLKPSLLSVLKLKLDEALAKVQMEDVGRGAMDKLQTLSVLSALPDDGAEPGLENQREVQYRALLLLKGLQAVLNAWAVERAQRAARAGQQEPARINHCHLESFTVSLEKYLLDPATANINNCEGACGFPLFSGNNHAILLNSHLQSGQPLNRPLCCVPVAYEDLCVIEVHRDSTLVSYKTNMVAKECGCR
- the amh gene encoding muellerian-inhibiting factor isoform X1, whose translation is MVAMMCFCLMLLLPVTVFTGPASPTLSPSHHLLQDVPCVEEKQKRHPDALCEDFLTLQNVWRKDGDLVKQGLAQFGFCTHDAEQVSSLTMQMEQKENGPECLHSKSEHWGVDEDGTFTLTLHFAKPGTYEQTTLASMMLLFFIESYNSDELKITFSSHVLQPNNQMVCISQATRFLVLRGVQPESSSHENIQLRMEVQHDSGKKIGLSEFQTIMNKRNSRSKSPVVLLFPKKSDNHSNGTFLFLCELQKFLNEVSPQGNPLPVQDEVVAISPSVLHSLPSLPLGRFSSESLLHELVNSSSTVLFHFPDQSLELRSNRVELDLKPSLLSVLKLKLDEALAKVQMEDVGRGAMDKLQTLSVLSALPDDGAEPGTGLENQREVQYRALLLLKGLQAVLNAWAVERAQRAARAGQQEPARINHCHLESFTVSLEKYLLDPATANINNCEGACGFPLFSGNNHAILLNSHLQSGQPLNRPLCCVPVAYEDLCVIEVHRDSTLVSYKTNMVAKECGCR